One Cyclopterus lumpus isolate fCycLum1 chromosome 7, fCycLum1.pri, whole genome shotgun sequence DNA window includes the following coding sequences:
- the LOC117733742 gene encoding protein kinase C-binding protein 1-like isoform X3 codes for MHPQSLAEEEIKTESDVVEGMEASVRSKVPDPPGSAERTAAPQKRKVSSPTHSSNGHSPSDTSPSPVKRKKKPGAVNCHSKDQSELRHGPFYYMKQPALTTDPVDVVPQDGRNDFYCWLCHREGQVLCCELCPRVYHAKCLKLPAEPEGDWFCPECEKITVAECIETQSKAMTMLTIDQLSYLLKFALQKIKQPGTEPFQKPVALEQHPDYAEYIFHPMDLSTLEKNIKKKMYGCTEAFLADMKWILHNCIIYNGGNHKLTATAKVIVKICEHEMNEIEVCPECYLSSCQKRDNWFCEPCSQPHPLVWAKLKGFPFWPAKALRDKDGQVDARFFGQHDRAWVPINNCYLMSKEIPFSVKKTKSIFNSAMQEMEVYVENIRKKFGVFNYAPFRTPFTPNNQLQMLLDPSNPSAGTVKTEKLDKLRFNFDITASPKMVLGKSSTPSGMSRRVSLTDMPRSPMSTNSSIHTGSDGEQDMEKPGRNPAFHYSTGEESMDCTASPVSGKMGSSGNAAGSPKPFNPGLVPKQERTAGTGGILNLNLDRVKAEMDLKELSETVQQQQQQHQQQQGASASLPTPKRHIRSLDKTIESCKAQLGIDEISEDVYKGVDHSDSDDSEKSDSSDSEYLSDEEHKPKSSVQDDQDKADRKRPKANADGENKEGVPGKADKPTPELLQGASGPERGLQDKPRTPQLQPLADKPKAQDEGRAAAAAAAAATSAAEQDSDSERELVIDLGDEHGGRDSKRARREPPGASAAKTLKEPGVAKLEGKLPSSAAAAAPSRESAPNLKDTLQPAITAAINLVSTAASGQPSGTTATGGSTSSAPSPASVSATSPIPAAVKKQRPLLPKETAQAVQRAVVWNPTKFQTSSQKWHMQKVQRQQQHGDQSPVETPAQSPGPQQLQSQQQNSSSTRYQTRQAAKVQKDVPQSTSSSTAAQVTSGSSSSGDVQIPTGSAEVAADITKYTNKIMDTIKGTMTEIYNDLSKNTSGNTIAEIRRLRIEIEKLQWLHQQELSEMKHNLELTIAEMRQSLEQERERLVAEVKKQTEVEKQQAVDETKKKQWCANCRKEAIFYCCWNTSYCDYPCQQAHWPEHMKSCTQSATASSQQEPEADSNASPSVKSSSPSLAKQIPTPAAGPLSDKSNSPTCIDKSKDGAGVTVVT; via the exons TCTGGCTGAGGAGGAGATAAAAACGGAGTCTGATGTGGTAGAGGGGATGGAGGCGTCTGTACGATCCAAAG TCCCTGATCCACCGGGGTCAGCGGAACGAACCGCGGCACCACAGAAGAGAAAGGTGTCCAGTCCCACCCACTCCTCCAACGGACACTCTCCCTCGGACACCTCCCCCAGCCCCGTCAAGAGAAAGAAGAAGCCCGGGGCCGTCAACTGTCACAGCAAAGACCAG TCAGAGCTAAGACATGGTCCCTTTTACTATATGAAGCAGCCGGCACTCACCACAGACCCTGTTGATGTTGTGCCGCAGGACGGAAGGAATGACTTCTACTGCTGGCTGTGCCACCGCGAGGGCCAGGTGCTCTGCTGTGAGCTCTGCCCCAGGGTGTACCACGCCAAGTGCCTCAAACTACCAGCCGAGCCCGAGGGCGACTGGTTCTGTCCAGAGTGTGAG AAAATAACTGTCGCTGAATGCATCGAAACCCAGAGCAAGGCAATGACAATGCTGACAATAGACCAACTCTCCTACTTGCTCAAATTTGCACTTCAAAAGATTAAACAGCCTGGG ACTGAGCCTTTTCAGAAACCTGTGGCTCTGGAACAGCACCCGGATTATGCAGAGTACATTTTCCACCCCATGGACCTGTCTACTTTAGAAAAG AatatcaaaaagaaaatgtatggcTGCACTGAGGCCTTTCTTGCTGACATGAAATGGATCTTACACAATTGCATCATCTACAATGGAG gtaaTCACAAATTAACAGCGACGGCAAAAGTCATCGTCAAGATTTGCGAACATGAG atGAATGAGATTGAGGTGTGTCCAGAGTGCTACCTGTCTTCATGCCAAAAAAGGGACAACTGGTTTTGTGAGCCATGT AGTCAACCCCACCCTCTGGTCTGGGCTAAGCTAAAGGGCTTTCCCTTCTGGCCAGCAAAAGCACTTCGGGACAAGGACGGACAGGTAGACGCACGCTTCTTTGGGCAACATGACAG GGCCTGGGTCCCTATCAACAACTGCTACCTCATGTCCAAAGAGATCCCTTTCTCCgtgaagaagacaaagagcATTTTCAACAGCGCCATGCAAGAGATGGAGGTTTACGTGGAGAACATTCGCAAGAAATTTGGGGTATTCAACTATGCACCGTTCCGCACTCCCTTCACGCCCAACAACCAGCTCCAGATGCTACTGGACCCCTCCAACCCCAGTGCCGGGACCGTGAAAACGGAGAAACTGGATAAACTTCGCTTCAACTTCGATATAACCGCGTCTCCGAAGATGGTCCTCGGCAAGAGTTCCACGCCCAGTGGCATGAGTCGGAGGGTCTCGTTGACGGACATGCCTCGGTCTCCCATGAGCACCAACTCCTCGATTCACACGGGGTCCGATGGGGAGCAGGATATGGAAAAGCCCGGCAGGAATCCTGCCTTCCACTACAGCACTGGAGAGGAATCGATGGACTGCACTG CATCTCCAGTCTCCGGGAAGATGGGTTCTTCAGGCAACGCGGCAGGCAGCCCGAAGCCCTTCAACCCCGGACTGGTCCCCAAGCAGGAGAGGACCGCAGGCACAGGCGGCATCCTCAATCTCAACCTGG ATCGGGTGAAGGCTGAGATGGATCTGAAGGAGCTGAGTGAGACcgtgcaacaacaacagcagcaacatcagCAACAACAAGGAGCGTCGGCTTCCCTTCCCACCCCAAAGAGACACATCAGGAGCCTGGACAAGACGATTGAGAGCTGCAAGGCACAGCTCG GGATAGACGAGATCTCTGAAGACGTGTACAAAGGTGTGGATCACAGCGACTCTGACGACTCTGAGAAATCGGACTCGAGTGACAGCGAGTATCTCAGCGACGAGGAACACAAGCCAAAGAGCTCCGTCCAGGACGACCAGGACAAAGCGGATAGAAAAAGGCCCAAAGCGAACGCGGATGGAGAGAATAAGGAGGGAGTTCCAGGGAAAGCGGATAAACCCACCCCTGAACTTCTGCAGGGCGCCAGCGGCCCTGAAAGGGGCCTCCAGGACAAGCCCAGGACGCCCCAGTTGCAGCCCCTCGCTGACAAACCCAAAGCCCAAGATGAGGGCAGGgcagcagccgccgccgccgctgctgccaCATCGGCGGCTGAGCAGGACTCTGATTCTGAAAGAGAGCTGGTGATCGACCTGGGCGACGAACATGGAGGCCGTGACTCAAAGAGGGCGAGAAGAGAACCGCCGGGAGCTTCCGCGGCGAAAACTCTCAAAGAGCCCGGTGTTGCCAAGCTGGAAG GTAAACTGccttcctctgcagcagcagctgctccatCACGTGAATCCGCCCCTAACCTGAAGGACACTTTGCAACCCGCCATCACAGCAGCCATCAACCTTGTTTCCACCGCAGCTTCCGGCCAGCCCAGTGGCACCACAGCCACCGGCGGATCCACCAGCAGCGCACCCTCTCCCGCCTCGGTCTCCGCAACATCCCCAATCCCCGCGGCTGTAAAGAAACAGCGCCCTCTACTGCCCAAAGAGACGGCTCAGGCCGTGCAGCGGGCGGTGGTTTGGAATCCAACCAAATTTCAGACCTCCTCCCAGAAGTGGCACATGCAGAAGgtgcagcggcagcagcagcatggagATCAGTCACCAGTGGAGACGCCGGCCCAGAGTCCGGGGCCTCAGCAGCTGCAGTCCCAACAGCAGAACTCCTCCAGTACCCGCTATCAGACCAGACAAGCTGCCAAGG TGCAAAAGGACGTGCCTCAGAGTACTTCCTCCTCAACAGCTGCCCAGGTCACATCTGGCAGCTCCTCGTCAGGAGACGTGCAGATCCCCACAGGCTCAGCAGAGGTGGCTGCGGATATCACCAAGTACACAAATAAA ATTATGGACACGATAAAAGGGACAATGACTGAAATCTACAACGATCTTTCAAAAAACACATCAGGAAACACAATTGCGGAG ATTCGCCGGCTAAGGATAGAGATTGAGAAGCTCCAGTGGCTGCATCAACAAGAGTTATCGGAGATGAAGCACAATCTTG AACTGACGATTGCAGAGATGAGGCAGAGCCTGGAGCAGGAAAGGGAACGCTTGGTGGCCGAGGTGAAAAAGCAGACGGAGGTGGAAAAGCAGCAGGCGGTGGACGAGACCAAAAAGAAACAGTGGTGCGCTAATTGCAGGAAGGAGGCCATCTTCTATTGCTGCTGGAATACCAGTTACTGTGATTACCCCTGCCAGCAAGCCCACTGGCCAGAACACATGAAGTCCTGCACACAGTCAG CCACAGCTTCTTCGCAGCAGGAGCCAGAAGCGGATTCCAACGCGAGCCCTTCAGTCAAGTCATCGAGCCCCTCTCTCGCCAAGCAGATCCCGACCCCTGCAGCGGGACCCTTATCAGACAAAAGCAACTCTCCCACGTGCATTGACAAGAGCAAGGACGGTGCTGGCGTTACCGTGGTGACCTAA
- the LOC117733742 gene encoding protein kinase C-binding protein 1-like isoform X4 — MRPNSLAEEEIKTESDVVEGMEASVRSKVPDPPGSAERTAAPQKRKVSSPTHSSNGHSPSDTSPSPVKRKKKPGAVNCHSKDQSELRHGPFYYMKQPALTTDPVDVVPQDGRNDFYCWLCHREGQVLCCELCPRVYHAKCLKLPAEPEGDWFCPECEKITVAECIETQSKAMTMLTIDQLSYLLKFALQKIKQPGTEPFQKPVALEQHPDYAEYIFHPMDLSTLEKNIKKKMYGCTEAFLADMKWILHNCIIYNGGNHKLTATAKVIVKICEHEMNEIEVCPECYLSSCQKRDNWFCEPCSQPHPLVWAKLKGFPFWPAKALRDKDGQVDARFFGQHDRAWVPINNCYLMSKEIPFSVKKTKSIFNSAMQEMEVYVENIRKKFGVFNYAPFRTPFTPNNQLQMLLDPSNPSAGTVKTEKLDKLRFNFDITASPKMVLGKSSTPSGMSRRVSLTDMPRSPMSTNSSIHTGSDGEQDMEKPGRNPAFHYSTGEESMDCTASPVSGKMGSSGNAAGSPKPFNPGLVPKQERTAGTGGILNLNLDRVKAEMDLKELSETVQQQQQQHQQQQGASASLPTPKRHIRSLDKTIESCKAQLGIDEISEDVYKGVDHSDSDDSEKSDSSDSEYLSDEEHKPKSSVQDDQDKADRKRPKANADGENKEGVPGKADKPTPELLQGASGPERGLQDKPRTPQLQPLADKPKAQDEGRAAAAAAAAATSAAEQDSDSERELVIDLGDEHGGRDSKRARREPPGASAAKTLKEPGVAKLEGKLPSSAAAAAPSRESAPNLKDTLQPAITAAINLVSTAASGQPSGTTATGGSTSSAPSPASVSATSPIPAAVKKQRPLLPKETAQAVQRAVVWNPTKFQTSSQKWHMQKVQRQQQHGDQSPVETPAQSPGPQQLQSQQQNSSSTRYQTRQAAKVQKDVPQSTSSSTAAQVTSGSSSSGDVQIPTGSAEVAADITKYTNKIMDTIKGTMTEIYNDLSKNTSGNTIAEIRRLRIEIEKLQWLHQQELSEMKHNLELTIAEMRQSLEQERERLVAEVKKQTEVEKQQAVDETKKKQWCANCRKEAIFYCCWNTSYCDYPCQQAHWPEHMKSCTQSATASSQQEPEADSNASPSVKSSSPSLAKQIPTPAAGPLSDKSNSPTCIDKSKDGAGVTVVT, encoded by the exons TCTGGCTGAGGAGGAGATAAAAACGGAGTCTGATGTGGTAGAGGGGATGGAGGCGTCTGTACGATCCAAAG TCCCTGATCCACCGGGGTCAGCGGAACGAACCGCGGCACCACAGAAGAGAAAGGTGTCCAGTCCCACCCACTCCTCCAACGGACACTCTCCCTCGGACACCTCCCCCAGCCCCGTCAAGAGAAAGAAGAAGCCCGGGGCCGTCAACTGTCACAGCAAAGACCAG TCAGAGCTAAGACATGGTCCCTTTTACTATATGAAGCAGCCGGCACTCACCACAGACCCTGTTGATGTTGTGCCGCAGGACGGAAGGAATGACTTCTACTGCTGGCTGTGCCACCGCGAGGGCCAGGTGCTCTGCTGTGAGCTCTGCCCCAGGGTGTACCACGCCAAGTGCCTCAAACTACCAGCCGAGCCCGAGGGCGACTGGTTCTGTCCAGAGTGTGAG AAAATAACTGTCGCTGAATGCATCGAAACCCAGAGCAAGGCAATGACAATGCTGACAATAGACCAACTCTCCTACTTGCTCAAATTTGCACTTCAAAAGATTAAACAGCCTGGG ACTGAGCCTTTTCAGAAACCTGTGGCTCTGGAACAGCACCCGGATTATGCAGAGTACATTTTCCACCCCATGGACCTGTCTACTTTAGAAAAG AatatcaaaaagaaaatgtatggcTGCACTGAGGCCTTTCTTGCTGACATGAAATGGATCTTACACAATTGCATCATCTACAATGGAG gtaaTCACAAATTAACAGCGACGGCAAAAGTCATCGTCAAGATTTGCGAACATGAG atGAATGAGATTGAGGTGTGTCCAGAGTGCTACCTGTCTTCATGCCAAAAAAGGGACAACTGGTTTTGTGAGCCATGT AGTCAACCCCACCCTCTGGTCTGGGCTAAGCTAAAGGGCTTTCCCTTCTGGCCAGCAAAAGCACTTCGGGACAAGGACGGACAGGTAGACGCACGCTTCTTTGGGCAACATGACAG GGCCTGGGTCCCTATCAACAACTGCTACCTCATGTCCAAAGAGATCCCTTTCTCCgtgaagaagacaaagagcATTTTCAACAGCGCCATGCAAGAGATGGAGGTTTACGTGGAGAACATTCGCAAGAAATTTGGGGTATTCAACTATGCACCGTTCCGCACTCCCTTCACGCCCAACAACCAGCTCCAGATGCTACTGGACCCCTCCAACCCCAGTGCCGGGACCGTGAAAACGGAGAAACTGGATAAACTTCGCTTCAACTTCGATATAACCGCGTCTCCGAAGATGGTCCTCGGCAAGAGTTCCACGCCCAGTGGCATGAGTCGGAGGGTCTCGTTGACGGACATGCCTCGGTCTCCCATGAGCACCAACTCCTCGATTCACACGGGGTCCGATGGGGAGCAGGATATGGAAAAGCCCGGCAGGAATCCTGCCTTCCACTACAGCACTGGAGAGGAATCGATGGACTGCACTG CATCTCCAGTCTCCGGGAAGATGGGTTCTTCAGGCAACGCGGCAGGCAGCCCGAAGCCCTTCAACCCCGGACTGGTCCCCAAGCAGGAGAGGACCGCAGGCACAGGCGGCATCCTCAATCTCAACCTGG ATCGGGTGAAGGCTGAGATGGATCTGAAGGAGCTGAGTGAGACcgtgcaacaacaacagcagcaacatcagCAACAACAAGGAGCGTCGGCTTCCCTTCCCACCCCAAAGAGACACATCAGGAGCCTGGACAAGACGATTGAGAGCTGCAAGGCACAGCTCG GGATAGACGAGATCTCTGAAGACGTGTACAAAGGTGTGGATCACAGCGACTCTGACGACTCTGAGAAATCGGACTCGAGTGACAGCGAGTATCTCAGCGACGAGGAACACAAGCCAAAGAGCTCCGTCCAGGACGACCAGGACAAAGCGGATAGAAAAAGGCCCAAAGCGAACGCGGATGGAGAGAATAAGGAGGGAGTTCCAGGGAAAGCGGATAAACCCACCCCTGAACTTCTGCAGGGCGCCAGCGGCCCTGAAAGGGGCCTCCAGGACAAGCCCAGGACGCCCCAGTTGCAGCCCCTCGCTGACAAACCCAAAGCCCAAGATGAGGGCAGGgcagcagccgccgccgccgctgctgccaCATCGGCGGCTGAGCAGGACTCTGATTCTGAAAGAGAGCTGGTGATCGACCTGGGCGACGAACATGGAGGCCGTGACTCAAAGAGGGCGAGAAGAGAACCGCCGGGAGCTTCCGCGGCGAAAACTCTCAAAGAGCCCGGTGTTGCCAAGCTGGAAG GTAAACTGccttcctctgcagcagcagctgctccatCACGTGAATCCGCCCCTAACCTGAAGGACACTTTGCAACCCGCCATCACAGCAGCCATCAACCTTGTTTCCACCGCAGCTTCCGGCCAGCCCAGTGGCACCACAGCCACCGGCGGATCCACCAGCAGCGCACCCTCTCCCGCCTCGGTCTCCGCAACATCCCCAATCCCCGCGGCTGTAAAGAAACAGCGCCCTCTACTGCCCAAAGAGACGGCTCAGGCCGTGCAGCGGGCGGTGGTTTGGAATCCAACCAAATTTCAGACCTCCTCCCAGAAGTGGCACATGCAGAAGgtgcagcggcagcagcagcatggagATCAGTCACCAGTGGAGACGCCGGCCCAGAGTCCGGGGCCTCAGCAGCTGCAGTCCCAACAGCAGAACTCCTCCAGTACCCGCTATCAGACCAGACAAGCTGCCAAGG TGCAAAAGGACGTGCCTCAGAGTACTTCCTCCTCAACAGCTGCCCAGGTCACATCTGGCAGCTCCTCGTCAGGAGACGTGCAGATCCCCACAGGCTCAGCAGAGGTGGCTGCGGATATCACCAAGTACACAAATAAA ATTATGGACACGATAAAAGGGACAATGACTGAAATCTACAACGATCTTTCAAAAAACACATCAGGAAACACAATTGCGGAG ATTCGCCGGCTAAGGATAGAGATTGAGAAGCTCCAGTGGCTGCATCAACAAGAGTTATCGGAGATGAAGCACAATCTTG AACTGACGATTGCAGAGATGAGGCAGAGCCTGGAGCAGGAAAGGGAACGCTTGGTGGCCGAGGTGAAAAAGCAGACGGAGGTGGAAAAGCAGCAGGCGGTGGACGAGACCAAAAAGAAACAGTGGTGCGCTAATTGCAGGAAGGAGGCCATCTTCTATTGCTGCTGGAATACCAGTTACTGTGATTACCCCTGCCAGCAAGCCCACTGGCCAGAACACATGAAGTCCTGCACACAGTCAG CCACAGCTTCTTCGCAGCAGGAGCCAGAAGCGGATTCCAACGCGAGCCCTTCAGTCAAGTCATCGAGCCCCTCTCTCGCCAAGCAGATCCCGACCCCTGCAGCGGGACCCTTATCAGACAAAAGCAACTCTCCCACGTGCATTGACAAGAGCAAGGACGGTGCTGGCGTTACCGTGGTGACCTAA
- the LOC117733742 gene encoding protein kinase C-binding protein 1-like isoform X5: MTLAEEEIKTESDVVEGMEASVRSKVPDPPGSAERTAAPQKRKVSSPTHSSNGHSPSDTSPSPVKRKKKPGAVNCHSKDQSELRHGPFYYMKQPALTTDPVDVVPQDGRNDFYCWLCHREGQVLCCELCPRVYHAKCLKLPAEPEGDWFCPECEKITVAECIETQSKAMTMLTIDQLSYLLKFALQKIKQPGTEPFQKPVALEQHPDYAEYIFHPMDLSTLEKNIKKKMYGCTEAFLADMKWILHNCIIYNGGNHKLTATAKVIVKICEHEMNEIEVCPECYLSSCQKRDNWFCEPCSQPHPLVWAKLKGFPFWPAKALRDKDGQVDARFFGQHDRAWVPINNCYLMSKEIPFSVKKTKSIFNSAMQEMEVYVENIRKKFGVFNYAPFRTPFTPNNQLQMLLDPSNPSAGTVKTEKLDKLRFNFDITASPKMVLGKSSTPSGMSRRVSLTDMPRSPMSTNSSIHTGSDGEQDMEKPGRNPAFHYSTGEESMDCTASPVSGKMGSSGNAAGSPKPFNPGLVPKQERTAGTGGILNLNLDRVKAEMDLKELSETVQQQQQQHQQQQGASASLPTPKRHIRSLDKTIESCKAQLGIDEISEDVYKGVDHSDSDDSEKSDSSDSEYLSDEEHKPKSSVQDDQDKADRKRPKANADGENKEGVPGKADKPTPELLQGASGPERGLQDKPRTPQLQPLADKPKAQDEGRAAAAAAAAATSAAEQDSDSERELVIDLGDEHGGRDSKRARREPPGASAAKTLKEPGVAKLEGKLPSSAAAAAPSRESAPNLKDTLQPAITAAINLVSTAASGQPSGTTATGGSTSSAPSPASVSATSPIPAAVKKQRPLLPKETAQAVQRAVVWNPTKFQTSSQKWHMQKVQRQQQHGDQSPVETPAQSPGPQQLQSQQQNSSSTRYQTRQAAKVQKDVPQSTSSSTAAQVTSGSSSSGDVQIPTGSAEVAADITKYTNKIMDTIKGTMTEIYNDLSKNTSGNTIAEIRRLRIEIEKLQWLHQQELSEMKHNLELTIAEMRQSLEQERERLVAEVKKQTEVEKQQAVDETKKKQWCANCRKEAIFYCCWNTSYCDYPCQQAHWPEHMKSCTQSATASSQQEPEADSNASPSVKSSSPSLAKQIPTPAAGPLSDKSNSPTCIDKSKDGAGVTVVT; this comes from the exons TCTGGCTGAGGAGGAGATAAAAACGGAGTCTGATGTGGTAGAGGGGATGGAGGCGTCTGTACGATCCAAAG TCCCTGATCCACCGGGGTCAGCGGAACGAACCGCGGCACCACAGAAGAGAAAGGTGTCCAGTCCCACCCACTCCTCCAACGGACACTCTCCCTCGGACACCTCCCCCAGCCCCGTCAAGAGAAAGAAGAAGCCCGGGGCCGTCAACTGTCACAGCAAAGACCAG TCAGAGCTAAGACATGGTCCCTTTTACTATATGAAGCAGCCGGCACTCACCACAGACCCTGTTGATGTTGTGCCGCAGGACGGAAGGAATGACTTCTACTGCTGGCTGTGCCACCGCGAGGGCCAGGTGCTCTGCTGTGAGCTCTGCCCCAGGGTGTACCACGCCAAGTGCCTCAAACTACCAGCCGAGCCCGAGGGCGACTGGTTCTGTCCAGAGTGTGAG AAAATAACTGTCGCTGAATGCATCGAAACCCAGAGCAAGGCAATGACAATGCTGACAATAGACCAACTCTCCTACTTGCTCAAATTTGCACTTCAAAAGATTAAACAGCCTGGG ACTGAGCCTTTTCAGAAACCTGTGGCTCTGGAACAGCACCCGGATTATGCAGAGTACATTTTCCACCCCATGGACCTGTCTACTTTAGAAAAG AatatcaaaaagaaaatgtatggcTGCACTGAGGCCTTTCTTGCTGACATGAAATGGATCTTACACAATTGCATCATCTACAATGGAG gtaaTCACAAATTAACAGCGACGGCAAAAGTCATCGTCAAGATTTGCGAACATGAG atGAATGAGATTGAGGTGTGTCCAGAGTGCTACCTGTCTTCATGCCAAAAAAGGGACAACTGGTTTTGTGAGCCATGT AGTCAACCCCACCCTCTGGTCTGGGCTAAGCTAAAGGGCTTTCCCTTCTGGCCAGCAAAAGCACTTCGGGACAAGGACGGACAGGTAGACGCACGCTTCTTTGGGCAACATGACAG GGCCTGGGTCCCTATCAACAACTGCTACCTCATGTCCAAAGAGATCCCTTTCTCCgtgaagaagacaaagagcATTTTCAACAGCGCCATGCAAGAGATGGAGGTTTACGTGGAGAACATTCGCAAGAAATTTGGGGTATTCAACTATGCACCGTTCCGCACTCCCTTCACGCCCAACAACCAGCTCCAGATGCTACTGGACCCCTCCAACCCCAGTGCCGGGACCGTGAAAACGGAGAAACTGGATAAACTTCGCTTCAACTTCGATATAACCGCGTCTCCGAAGATGGTCCTCGGCAAGAGTTCCACGCCCAGTGGCATGAGTCGGAGGGTCTCGTTGACGGACATGCCTCGGTCTCCCATGAGCACCAACTCCTCGATTCACACGGGGTCCGATGGGGAGCAGGATATGGAAAAGCCCGGCAGGAATCCTGCCTTCCACTACAGCACTGGAGAGGAATCGATGGACTGCACTG CATCTCCAGTCTCCGGGAAGATGGGTTCTTCAGGCAACGCGGCAGGCAGCCCGAAGCCCTTCAACCCCGGACTGGTCCCCAAGCAGGAGAGGACCGCAGGCACAGGCGGCATCCTCAATCTCAACCTGG ATCGGGTGAAGGCTGAGATGGATCTGAAGGAGCTGAGTGAGACcgtgcaacaacaacagcagcaacatcagCAACAACAAGGAGCGTCGGCTTCCCTTCCCACCCCAAAGAGACACATCAGGAGCCTGGACAAGACGATTGAGAGCTGCAAGGCACAGCTCG GGATAGACGAGATCTCTGAAGACGTGTACAAAGGTGTGGATCACAGCGACTCTGACGACTCTGAGAAATCGGACTCGAGTGACAGCGAGTATCTCAGCGACGAGGAACACAAGCCAAAGAGCTCCGTCCAGGACGACCAGGACAAAGCGGATAGAAAAAGGCCCAAAGCGAACGCGGATGGAGAGAATAAGGAGGGAGTTCCAGGGAAAGCGGATAAACCCACCCCTGAACTTCTGCAGGGCGCCAGCGGCCCTGAAAGGGGCCTCCAGGACAAGCCCAGGACGCCCCAGTTGCAGCCCCTCGCTGACAAACCCAAAGCCCAAGATGAGGGCAGGgcagcagccgccgccgccgctgctgccaCATCGGCGGCTGAGCAGGACTCTGATTCTGAAAGAGAGCTGGTGATCGACCTGGGCGACGAACATGGAGGCCGTGACTCAAAGAGGGCGAGAAGAGAACCGCCGGGAGCTTCCGCGGCGAAAACTCTCAAAGAGCCCGGTGTTGCCAAGCTGGAAG GTAAACTGccttcctctgcagcagcagctgctccatCACGTGAATCCGCCCCTAACCTGAAGGACACTTTGCAACCCGCCATCACAGCAGCCATCAACCTTGTTTCCACCGCAGCTTCCGGCCAGCCCAGTGGCACCACAGCCACCGGCGGATCCACCAGCAGCGCACCCTCTCCCGCCTCGGTCTCCGCAACATCCCCAATCCCCGCGGCTGTAAAGAAACAGCGCCCTCTACTGCCCAAAGAGACGGCTCAGGCCGTGCAGCGGGCGGTGGTTTGGAATCCAACCAAATTTCAGACCTCCTCCCAGAAGTGGCACATGCAGAAGgtgcagcggcagcagcagcatggagATCAGTCACCAGTGGAGACGCCGGCCCAGAGTCCGGGGCCTCAGCAGCTGCAGTCCCAACAGCAGAACTCCTCCAGTACCCGCTATCAGACCAGACAAGCTGCCAAGG TGCAAAAGGACGTGCCTCAGAGTACTTCCTCCTCAACAGCTGCCCAGGTCACATCTGGCAGCTCCTCGTCAGGAGACGTGCAGATCCCCACAGGCTCAGCAGAGGTGGCTGCGGATATCACCAAGTACACAAATAAA ATTATGGACACGATAAAAGGGACAATGACTGAAATCTACAACGATCTTTCAAAAAACACATCAGGAAACACAATTGCGGAG ATTCGCCGGCTAAGGATAGAGATTGAGAAGCTCCAGTGGCTGCATCAACAAGAGTTATCGGAGATGAAGCACAATCTTG AACTGACGATTGCAGAGATGAGGCAGAGCCTGGAGCAGGAAAGGGAACGCTTGGTGGCCGAGGTGAAAAAGCAGACGGAGGTGGAAAAGCAGCAGGCGGTGGACGAGACCAAAAAGAAACAGTGGTGCGCTAATTGCAGGAAGGAGGCCATCTTCTATTGCTGCTGGAATACCAGTTACTGTGATTACCCCTGCCAGCAAGCCCACTGGCCAGAACACATGAAGTCCTGCACACAGTCAG CCACAGCTTCTTCGCAGCAGGAGCCAGAAGCGGATTCCAACGCGAGCCCTTCAGTCAAGTCATCGAGCCCCTCTCTCGCCAAGCAGATCCCGACCCCTGCAGCGGGACCCTTATCAGACAAAAGCAACTCTCCCACGTGCATTGACAAGAGCAAGGACGGTGCTGGCGTTACCGTGGTGACCTAA